A DNA window from Niabella yanshanensis contains the following coding sequences:
- a CDS encoding SRPBCC family protein translates to MSILSFTTTPAIHHRLLIEKSPDIVYAALTTQDGLSGWWTPDTIALPKVGSVSRFSFGPDYYKELEVADLVPGKLVQWRCLKGFDDWLGTVITFELERHPKGTVILFHHEAWKAYSKEFASCSFDWALFLRSLKHLCEIGKGYPYPDFNKV, encoded by the coding sequence ATGAGTATTTTATCCTTTACCACTACCCCCGCAATTCATCACCGCCTGCTGATTGAAAAATCGCCCGACATTGTATATGCAGCGCTGACCACACAGGACGGATTATCAGGCTGGTGGACACCGGATACTATCGCCCTTCCCAAAGTAGGATCGGTATCGCGGTTCAGCTTTGGTCCGGACTATTACAAGGAACTTGAGGTGGCTGATCTGGTACCCGGAAAACTGGTTCAATGGCGTTGCCTGAAAGGTTTTGACGATTGGTTGGGTACGGTAATTACCTTTGAGCTGGAGAGGCATCCGAAAGGAACAGTTATTTTGTTTCACCATGAGGCATGGAAAGCCTATTCCAAAGAGTTCGCTTCCTGCAGTTTCGATTGGGCGCTATTTTTACGGAGTTTAAAGCATCTTTGTGAAATAGGTAAAGGCTATCCTTACCCTGACTTTAATAAAGTTTAA
- a CDS encoding asparagine synthase-related protein gives MAIVIGSVGKNEMAAASLKRAQEWVASAFPCEVLSYYQDEHTFIGVAGGVISCTGDYVAVVDAHFSPEHVIDLYRQYGEACVDQLEGSYSFVIWNRSLKKLLLAVDQMGARPMYYSDNEDCFLFGSQFDGVLAALDIQPVFNPDCIWEYIRRNIDATLTYANGIHRLTAAGYFYFGINEKIRVRQASGFAYRKVDAPRTDAGWVTAYQEALRDAVTDTLLPDITIGVTLSGGLDSSAIACILAKQLARAGRTLHCFCATVPEDFPDSITDERIYMQAVADKYPNIKLHFIDIPDTGIFDGLDEAIKTEPTLPNIFHYHDRAILEAAKACGVKQLYTGYGGDYFASWSGDSVAFAYWQKQRYRKAFRLLRQRACAEGISLRRSFYRNIVRRSNTLKWLQGRLRERKIHSLEPSKVLTWKLKGVTEGEIARLDHKKQMALIIRNGSMGRIISGIHAAAARYGIEFRFPALDLNLLSLLAAMPLELFVMDGKRRGMIRKAMRGVVPDLVLDRNDKQAYSPGYHHRFKNSQQTICELLYPETPQPYGQFLNLQPLRDYYHQWLSGTTSQYVPGSDIRFMQWMTILLILRGKLGHELLYDIWPNVKAAQ, from the coding sequence ATGGCTATTGTTATTGGAAGTGTAGGCAAAAATGAAATGGCAGCTGCATCCCTGAAGCGGGCGCAGGAATGGGTTGCCTCTGCTTTCCCATGCGAAGTATTATCTTACTATCAGGATGAACATACTTTTATTGGGGTAGCGGGGGGTGTTATTTCCTGCACAGGTGATTACGTGGCAGTGGTGGACGCCCATTTCAGCCCGGAACATGTGATAGATCTCTACCGCCAATATGGTGAGGCCTGTGTGGATCAATTGGAAGGGAGTTACTCTTTTGTGATTTGGAATCGTTCTTTAAAGAAACTATTGCTGGCTGTTGATCAGATGGGCGCGCGCCCTATGTACTACAGTGATAATGAGGATTGCTTTTTGTTTGGCTCACAATTCGATGGAGTTCTGGCGGCATTGGATATTCAGCCTGTTTTTAATCCCGATTGTATATGGGAGTATATCAGAAGGAATATCGATGCAACTTTGACTTATGCGAACGGTATACATCGATTGACAGCTGCGGGTTATTTTTACTTTGGTATCAATGAAAAAATAAGGGTGCGGCAAGCGTCAGGATTTGCATATCGAAAGGTTGATGCTCCCCGAACGGATGCCGGTTGGGTTACTGCTTACCAGGAAGCTTTGAGGGACGCGGTAACTGATACCTTACTTCCTGATATAACGATAGGTGTAACCTTAAGCGGTGGACTAGACTCGTCTGCAATAGCCTGCATACTTGCTAAACAGTTGGCCCGGGCAGGACGGACTTTACATTGTTTTTGTGCAACAGTACCGGAGGACTTTCCAGATTCGATTACAGATGAACGAATATATATGCAGGCAGTTGCTGACAAGTATCCCAATATAAAGCTGCATTTTATTGATATACCCGACACCGGTATCTTCGACGGGCTAGACGAGGCAATAAAGACGGAACCTACTTTACCGAATATCTTTCATTATCATGATCGCGCGATCCTGGAAGCTGCTAAAGCCTGTGGAGTGAAGCAGCTATATACAGGTTACGGGGGTGATTACTTCGCATCCTGGTCGGGTGATAGCGTTGCTTTTGCATATTGGCAAAAGCAACGCTACAGGAAAGCTTTCAGGTTACTAAGGCAGCGTGCCTGTGCCGAAGGGATTTCTTTGAGACGTTCTTTTTATCGCAATATCGTTCGCCGTAGCAATACTTTAAAGTGGTTACAGGGGAGGTTGCGAGAAAGAAAGATCCATTCCCTCGAGCCTTCGAAGGTACTTACCTGGAAGTTGAAAGGCGTGACGGAAGGAGAAATAGCACGTCTGGATCATAAAAAGCAGATGGCCTTAATCATTCGTAATGGCAGTATGGGGCGCATTATCTCAGGTATCCATGCAGCGGCAGCCAGGTATGGAATTGAATTCAGATTTCCTGCTTTGGATCTTAACCTGCTTTCCCTCCTGGCAGCGATGCCACTTGAATTATTCGTGATGGATGGCAAGCGACGTGGGATGATACGAAAGGCCATGCGGGGAGTAGTTCCGGATCTGGTTCTTGACCGAAATGACAAACAGGCTTATAGCCCTGGATATCATCACCGGTTTAAAAATAGTCAACAAACGATCTGCGAACTCTTGTACCCTGAGACACCACAACCATACGGGCAATTTTTGAATCTGCAACCACTTCGTGATTACTATCATCAGTGGCTGTCGGGTACAACCTCCCAATATGTACCAGGCTCCGATATCCGTTTTATGCAATGGATGACTATTTTGTTGATACTCCGGGGCAAATTAGGTCATGAGTTGTTGTACGATATCTGGCCGAATGTCAAAGCGGCTCAATGA
- a CDS encoding alpha/beta fold hydrolase produces MSTLKLKDGTEIFYKDQGEGPVLMFHHGWPLSSDDWDAQVIFFLQKGYRVITHDRRGHGRSSQNIYNHTIEQYASDVAELVSFLDLKDVVHIGHSTGGGEVIRYVNKYASGRAKKAVLISAVPPVMVKSATNPDGVPMEVFDNIREQTLNNRNQFYIDLTFPFYGYNRAGAAIKEGIQRNWWRQGMMGGIVAHYDGIKAFSETDFTADLQAVNLPVLVLHGEDDQIVPIENSALKSARLLKNGKLITYPGFSHGMPTTEHQTINKDLLAFIQS; encoded by the coding sequence ATGAGCACACTAAAATTAAAAGACGGAACCGAAATTTTCTATAAAGATCAGGGGGAAGGACCCGTGCTAATGTTTCATCATGGATGGCCCTTATCATCCGACGATTGGGATGCGCAGGTAATTTTCTTCTTACAAAAAGGCTACCGTGTAATAACGCACGACAGAAGGGGTCATGGGCGATCCAGCCAGAACATCTATAATCATACTATTGAACAATACGCTTCTGATGTAGCTGAACTGGTTTCATTTTTAGATTTGAAAGACGTGGTACATATCGGTCATTCCACAGGTGGCGGCGAAGTAATTCGTTACGTGAATAAATACGCTAGCGGAAGAGCAAAAAAAGCCGTTTTAATCAGCGCTGTTCCTCCTGTAATGGTTAAAAGTGCTACTAATCCTGACGGCGTCCCCATGGAGGTTTTCGACAACATCAGGGAACAGACACTCAACAACAGGAATCAATTTTATATCGATTTAACTTTCCCCTTCTACGGTTATAACAGGGCTGGCGCGGCTATAAAAGAAGGCATACAGAGAAACTGGTGGAGGCAGGGAATGATGGGTGGGATCGTTGCTCATTATGATGGGATCAAAGCTTTTTCTGAAACCGACTTTACAGCAGATCTTCAAGCAGTTAATTTACCGGTTTTGGTGCTGCATGGAGAAGATGACCAAATTGTGCCGATAGAAAATTCAGCTTTAAAATCTGCAAGATTACTTAAAAACGGAAAACTTATTACCTACCCCGGGTTCTCACACGGAATGCCAACTACAGAACACCAGACGATCAATAAAGATCTTTTAGCGTTCATTCAGTCATAG
- a CDS encoding YaiO family outer membrane beta-barrel protein, which produces MKKSTLNQRLLLILILATGFASGLGAQNVDSVFKVAREAAFERKDYTTAIRLSKEVLCVSPGYTDVITFLGRLYTWNKQPDSARLYFNEALRQQPDSENAFAGLADMEYWAGNYGPALVVAGNGLKVFPRSETLLLRKAQVLYAQKEYAAAIPVLDTLLQVHRKNSEARRLAVQIQDHIAKNAIGVRYDYIHFDQQFPDPWHLAAIDYTRHTKAGAFTARVNYANRFAAGGLQYELESYPRFSKTFYGYLNMGYSDNKVVFPKWKAGASLFANLPRAFEAELGVRYLYFNRDVFMYTLYAGKYYNSFLFGARTFLTPQTSSITQTYSVMARYYWGGPNDYVGVLLGSGLSPDDVRSNVQLNSGYKMRNYNGEINARFSVQQLNIVTANFSLLNQEYLPGQKGNQLQFGLGYIRRF; this is translated from the coding sequence ATGAAAAAAAGTACTCTAAACCAACGTCTTCTACTGATATTAATTCTGGCAACCGGCTTTGCTTCCGGGTTGGGAGCTCAGAATGTGGACAGCGTTTTTAAAGTTGCCCGTGAGGCGGCTTTCGAAAGGAAAGATTATACTACAGCTATCCGGCTATCTAAAGAGGTGCTATGCGTAAGTCCTGGTTATACAGATGTCATAACTTTTCTCGGGCGGCTATATACATGGAATAAACAACCTGATAGCGCCCGCCTGTATTTCAATGAGGCTTTACGCCAACAGCCCGATTCTGAAAATGCTTTTGCCGGACTGGCCGATATGGAGTACTGGGCCGGAAATTATGGACCTGCATTGGTTGTCGCCGGCAACGGGTTAAAAGTATTTCCGCGTTCGGAAACCTTATTGCTTCGTAAGGCCCAGGTTCTTTATGCTCAAAAGGAATATGCGGCAGCTATACCGGTTTTGGATACCCTTCTGCAGGTTCATAGAAAAAACAGCGAAGCCCGCCGGTTGGCTGTTCAGATCCAGGATCATATTGCTAAAAACGCAATAGGCGTGAGGTATGATTATATCCACTTTGATCAACAGTTTCCTGATCCCTGGCACCTCGCTGCTATAGACTATACCCGGCACACAAAAGCCGGGGCATTTACGGCAAGAGTGAATTATGCCAACAGGTTTGCCGCTGGAGGACTGCAGTATGAACTGGAATCTTATCCCCGGTTCTCCAAAACATTTTATGGCTACCTGAATATGGGCTATTCAGATAATAAAGTGGTATTCCCAAAGTGGAAAGCAGGCGCGTCACTATTTGCCAACTTACCCAGGGCTTTCGAAGCAGAACTGGGTGTGCGTTACCTGTATTTTAACAGGGATGTTTTTATGTATACACTGTATGCCGGTAAATATTATAACAGTTTTCTCTTCGGTGCCAGAACTTTTTTAACACCACAAACTTCCTCAATTACACAAACCTATAGTGTTATGGCCCGTTATTATTGGGGCGGACCGAATGACTATGTCGGCGTGTTGCTGGGGTCAGGCCTTTCACCTGATGATGTAAGGAGTAATGTGCAATTAAACAGCGGCTATAAAATGCGCAATTATAATGGCGAGATCAATGCAAGATTTTCGGTACAACAGCTGAACATTGTTACCGCCAATTTTTCACTTCTTAACCAGGAGTATTTGCCTGGACAAAAAGGGAACCAATTGCAGTTCGGACTGGGGTATATTCGCCGGTTTTAG
- a CDS encoding glycosyltransferase family 2 protein: MSVWNFLTLLLTYGIFIYAVVLISFYLWIGLYSIGATRKYMRKNSITDYRLLASSPHAPSVSILAPAYNEGANIVENVRSLLSLYYSNLEVIIINDGSKDDSLQKLIAAYDLEKTPHHVQYKIATKEIRGIYKSKNPAYKKLVVVDKVNGGKADALNVGINVSANNYIVCIDVDCILEQDAVLKMIKPFLEETDKKVIATGGVVRIANSCIIKDGRLIKVNLPANYWARMQSLEYIRAFILGRMAWARMNGLMLISGAFGAFDKEIAVKAGGYNHKTVGEDMELVVRMRRYMEEAQQPYQVSYIPDPLCWTEAPSNTKILGRQRNRWTRGTIETLWFHRIMFFNPRYHLLGMVSYPYWFFFEMLAPLIEAFGIVVFLLMAIFQLINWHVFIALLAFIVSFGYLYAAFAAFMEVTTYNMYRRRTDMMKLLLTALTEPFIFHPFVVWAAIKGYIDYLRKKNAWGEMTRQGFGTPIIPGKN; encoded by the coding sequence ATGAGTGTCTGGAATTTCCTTACCCTGCTCCTTACTTACGGCATATTTATCTATGCTGTTGTATTGATTTCGTTTTACTTATGGATCGGACTCTACTCCATTGGAGCGACCCGTAAGTATATGCGTAAAAATTCAATTACCGATTATCGCTTACTGGCGTCCTCGCCCCATGCACCCTCCGTAAGCATACTGGCACCGGCTTATAATGAAGGCGCCAATATAGTGGAGAATGTGCGCTCCCTGCTCTCTTTGTATTATAGCAACCTCGAAGTGATCATTATTAATGATGGCAGTAAAGACGATAGCCTTCAAAAACTTATAGCCGCGTATGATCTCGAAAAAACACCTCACCACGTACAGTATAAAATAGCCACCAAAGAAATAAGAGGTATTTATAAGAGCAAAAACCCTGCTTATAAAAAACTGGTCGTTGTAGATAAGGTAAACGGCGGCAAAGCCGACGCATTAAATGTAGGCATCAATGTGTCTGCCAATAACTATATTGTTTGCATAGACGTGGATTGTATATTGGAACAGGATGCGGTACTCAAAATGATTAAGCCCTTCCTGGAAGAAACGGATAAAAAGGTAATTGCAACAGGTGGTGTAGTACGGATCGCAAACTCCTGTATTATTAAAGACGGCCGGTTAATAAAAGTAAATCTGCCAGCCAATTATTGGGCAAGAATGCAATCGCTGGAATATATAAGAGCTTTCATCCTGGGACGCATGGCGTGGGCACGCATGAACGGACTGATGCTGATTTCAGGGGCTTTTGGCGCATTTGATAAAGAGATAGCAGTTAAAGCGGGTGGGTATAACCATAAAACAGTAGGCGAAGATATGGAGCTGGTAGTGCGCATGCGCCGGTATATGGAAGAGGCCCAACAGCCCTACCAGGTAAGCTATATTCCCGATCCGCTTTGCTGGACAGAAGCACCTTCCAATACCAAAATATTGGGCAGGCAGCGTAATCGCTGGACGCGGGGCACGATAGAAACACTCTGGTTTCACCGCATCATGTTCTTTAATCCCCGGTATCATTTACTGGGTATGGTAAGTTACCCCTATTGGTTTTTCTTTGAAATGCTGGCGCCCTTAATCGAGGCTTTCGGCATTGTTGTTTTTTTACTGATGGCGATTTTTCAGCTGATCAACTGGCATGTGTTTATCGCCCTGCTGGCATTCATCGTGTCCTTCGGTTATCTATACGCTGCATTTGCAGCTTTTATGGAAGTAACGACATACAATATGTACCGGCGCCGCACCGACATGATGAAGCTACTGCTAACAGCGCTTACCGAGCCTTTTATTTTCCATCCCTTCGTGGTATGGGCTGCTATCAAAGGGTATATTGATTACCTGCGTAAAAAGAATGCATGGGGCGAAATGACCCGGCAAGGATTTGGAACACCAATCATACCGGGTAAAAACTAA
- a CDS encoding HEAT repeat domain-containing protein: MNSGAFFRLLSPEHLYFSAAFFGILTLILVGMIYLFLYTKKKRFRVKEIITDQLNDWISEQMAMEEAHASATLPDFSVHFKKKYVRQFVTDNLINFKKSVAGHLSDSVVHLYEHTGLKKDSEAKMKSFRWHLRSRGIYELYMMQQRESLSDILDYTNSDNDFVRMEAQTAIVGLDGFKGLIFLNALNYPLHEWQQIKLLQQLDSFNSEEMPHLPLWLQSANSYVVHFALKLTEVYQQFRVHKEVVQCLNSDNHKIRNQAIKTLGIIAGENTVAILQQQYSAESSANKLEILKQTGINGTEADIEFLKSKLDDADDAIKLEAARAIVAINPKNMTVLNNIAADNPTIYSIANQIKYELAS, from the coding sequence ATGAACAGCGGCGCATTCTTTCGCCTTCTCTCACCAGAGCATCTTTATTTTAGTGCAGCCTTTTTTGGTATACTCACTTTGATTCTGGTGGGTATGATCTACCTGTTTTTGTACACCAAAAAGAAACGCTTTCGCGTAAAGGAAATCATTACCGATCAACTTAATGACTGGATAAGCGAACAAATGGCAATGGAGGAAGCGCATGCATCTGCTACCCTGCCTGATTTTTCTGTGCATTTTAAGAAAAAATATGTAAGACAATTCGTCACGGACAATCTTATCAACTTCAAAAAAAGTGTAGCGGGTCATTTGTCAGACAGCGTAGTACATTTATACGAGCATACAGGGTTGAAAAAAGACTCAGAAGCAAAAATGAAAAGCTTCCGCTGGCATCTAAGATCAAGAGGTATTTACGAGCTATACATGATGCAACAACGGGAGTCGTTGTCGGACATACTGGACTATACCAACAGCGACAACGATTTTGTACGTATGGAAGCACAAACAGCCATCGTTGGGCTAGACGGCTTTAAAGGGTTAATCTTTCTTAATGCGTTGAACTACCCGCTTCATGAATGGCAACAGATCAAATTACTGCAACAGCTGGACAGTTTTAACAGTGAAGAAATGCCTCACCTGCCTTTGTGGTTGCAATCAGCCAATAGTTATGTTGTCCATTTCGCGCTTAAACTCACCGAAGTATACCAGCAATTCAGGGTGCACAAAGAGGTAGTACAATGCCTGAATAGCGATAATCATAAAATAAGAAACCAGGCGATCAAAACACTGGGCATTATTGCCGGTGAAAATACCGTTGCAATATTGCAACAACAATATTCTGCCGAGTCGTCGGCAAACAAGTTGGAAATATTAAAACAAACAGGAATAAATGGCACGGAAGCAGATATAGAGTTTCTTAAAAGCAAGCTGGATGATGCAGACGACGCTATTAAACTGGAAGCGGCCAGGGCTATAGTAGCCATCAATCCCAAAAATATGACAGTGCTGAACAATATAGCAGCCGACAACCCTACCATCTATTCAATTGCTAATCAAATAAAATACGAGCTGGCATCATGA
- a CDS encoding response regulator transcription factor yields the protein MLFKIGKVLLIEDDTLIQRAVASKLKKEGFEMICCNDGKEGLEKLATELPDLVLTDVMLPYVSGLEIVNAVKSLAEKPIKVIVFSTMGQEKIVQEAFDLGADDYITKPFSLNELSIRIKKQLTR from the coding sequence ATGTTATTTAAAATAGGAAAAGTATTACTTATAGAGGATGATACATTGATACAAAGAGCAGTAGCTTCTAAACTTAAAAAAGAGGGCTTTGAAATGATTTGCTGCAATGATGGCAAGGAAGGCCTCGAAAAATTAGCGACTGAACTACCGGACCTGGTCCTTACGGATGTTATGTTACCCTATGTATCCGGTCTTGAAATTGTAAATGCTGTCAAGTCTCTCGCCGAAAAACCAATTAAAGTCATTGTGTTCTCCACTATGGGGCAGGAGAAGATCGTACAGGAAGCTTTTGACCTGGGAGCCGATGACTATATTACTAAACCCTTTAGCCTGAACGAATTGAGCATTCGTATCAAAAAGCAGTTAACTCGCTAA
- a CDS encoding alpha/beta fold hydrolase: MPVDVVKKNNVTVRNENGRQTIVFAHGFGTDQTAWGTVADAFADNYRLILYDNVGAGLSDPAAFSPNKYDTLHSYAEDLLGICRGLNLDDVIMVGHSVSGMISLLASIKEPGRFKKLILVGASPRYLNSEGYLGGFTQEALDGLYAAMANNYYAWVSGFAPMVMENADKPELAQSFANSLASIRPDIAQSVARVIFQSDHRADLPKATIETLLLQTKHDNAVPGDVALYLNQHIRGSHLEMVNAEGHFPHISAPDEIIREIKNFIG, translated from the coding sequence ATGCCTGTAGATGTTGTTAAAAAAAATAATGTTACCGTACGAAATGAAAATGGCAGGCAAACCATTGTATTTGCACATGGGTTTGGTACTGATCAGACAGCATGGGGTACAGTAGCCGATGCTTTTGCGGATAATTATCGATTGATATTATATGATAATGTGGGAGCCGGGCTGTCAGATCCGGCTGCATTCAGTCCGAACAAATATGATACGCTTCACTCCTATGCTGAAGACCTGCTTGGCATTTGCCGGGGGCTTAACCTGGATGACGTTATAATGGTTGGCCATTCAGTGAGTGGTATGATCAGCCTGCTGGCGTCTATTAAAGAACCCGGCCGGTTTAAGAAATTGATATTGGTAGGCGCATCGCCCCGTTATCTGAACAGTGAGGGATACCTGGGTGGATTTACCCAGGAAGCGCTGGATGGTTTATATGCCGCCATGGCCAATAACTATTATGCCTGGGTAAGTGGTTTTGCGCCAATGGTGATGGAAAACGCAGATAAGCCCGAACTTGCCCAGAGCTTTGCCAATTCGTTGGCGTCCATCAGGCCGGATATTGCCCAGTCCGTTGCGCGTGTCATCTTTCAATCGGACCATAGAGCGGATCTTCCGAAAGCAACTATTGAAACATTACTGCTGCAAACGAAACATGACAATGCAGTTCCCGGAGATGTGGCTTTATACCTCAATCAGCATATCAGGGGCAGTCATTTAGAAATGGTAAATGCCGAGGGGCATTTTCCACATATAAGCGCTCCTGATGAGATTATCAGGGAAATTAAAAATTTTATCGGATAA
- a CDS encoding hybrid sensor histidine kinase/response regulator → MDNTATVDWQKRSLDFLLSLYQVKSEKDVALIRTRITDSLQIHSGATAAALVRLEDEVTARILYATVPTPSSFFDAEYAAAIIRANEVKVTEDASLNLLPGKNILFPVTHGTLSGLFIIATDRPVDEAYNTFLLQAWEGLKGMTMLVQTYYSFEHLSARYNAILSAVDQAILFLDNRGRDGWVNTAASLLLNIDAGRNSSLVISRAMQQWRTTAVNAKEIEQEAVKLFYKPDGMVKGWKWIFGDPVSKVLDVSCVSVVSDTIKGRMWVFADITPIYAASEQLKELNAELDKKRRLADDQNKAKSDFLANMSHEIRTPMNGVIGMTSLLALTQLDAEQRDYVDTIRVSGESLLSIINDILDFSKIESGKMELEAAPFRLSTAIEEAYDLMSVKANEKGLDLLYYIEPDVPSDIIGDATRFRQILLNLISNGIKFTRQGEIEITAEKIGFEDNRYTLQFTVKDTGIGIPADKFYKLFDSFSQVDSSTTRKYGGTGLGLAICQRLVTLMEGDIRVESQEGKGSAFIFTIKVAANTAVTHFKTEERPLINTLYGKKVLLLDDNETNLKILSKQCILWGMKPTAVNSYTEAMTEVTGEHFDVAIIDLLMPERNGVEVARLIRGGNSKLPMVLFSSAGHLPADADIKQLFSAVINKPARHNEIKEALLRILGGTGVIAVQPETAAEQGAVLPIRILVAEDDYINQKFIMRAMKKLGYSMDLAVNGKEAVEKAGETAYQLIFMDVMMPEMDGYEATRIILEHHSHGARPVIIGLTANALTGDREKLLQAGMDDYLSKPYKIQDLENLITKWSSRLAPDMAIATDNYRYINLEYIMELAGGENEFVAEIIESYLETVGPNIRLLRDAITSNNAEAVTFLSHKLKGSFRFIGCTEPGNIMEAIENNHEHGNLAQMLELLHAVEEEYAGTEEELKQVLLTLNTSGA, encoded by the coding sequence GTGGACAATACTGCAACAGTGGACTGGCAAAAAAGATCGCTTGATTTTTTGTTGAGTTTATACCAGGTAAAAAGCGAGAAAGATGTCGCCCTGATCAGGACGAGGATTACAGACAGTTTGCAAATTCATTCGGGAGCTACGGCAGCAGCCCTTGTGCGGCTGGAAGATGAAGTGACTGCCAGGATACTTTATGCAACCGTACCGACACCATCCAGCTTTTTTGATGCGGAGTATGCGGCTGCCATCATCCGGGCAAACGAAGTAAAGGTTACGGAAGACGCATCATTAAATTTATTGCCAGGTAAGAATATATTGTTCCCGGTTACCCACGGAACTTTGTCCGGGCTTTTCATTATTGCAACTGACAGGCCTGTTGATGAAGCTTATAACACTTTTTTGCTTCAGGCATGGGAAGGTTTAAAAGGGATGACCATGCTGGTGCAAACCTATTATTCCTTCGAGCACCTTTCTGCACGTTACAATGCTATTCTTAGTGCGGTTGATCAGGCGATCTTGTTTTTAGATAACAGGGGCAGGGATGGCTGGGTTAATACTGCTGCTTCGTTATTATTGAATATTGATGCAGGCCGGAACTCATCCTTGGTGATTTCACGGGCCATGCAACAGTGGAGAACTACTGCAGTAAATGCGAAGGAAATCGAACAGGAAGCTGTTAAGCTGTTTTATAAGCCGGACGGCATGGTGAAGGGATGGAAATGGATATTCGGCGACCCGGTATCTAAAGTGCTGGATGTTTCCTGTGTGTCGGTGGTTTCGGATACTATCAAGGGCCGGATGTGGGTATTTGCTGATATCACGCCCATCTATGCAGCCTCAGAACAACTCAAAGAGCTTAACGCCGAACTGGATAAAAAACGCCGGTTGGCGGATGATCAGAATAAGGCAAAGTCAGACTTCCTGGCTAATATGAGTCACGAGATCCGTACGCCGATGAATGGTGTGATTGGTATGACCAGCCTGCTGGCACTTACGCAGCTGGATGCTGAGCAGCGCGACTATGTGGATACCATTCGGGTAAGCGGAGAATCGCTGCTGTCAATCATTAATGATATTCTTGATTTCTCTAAAATAGAATCAGGCAAGATGGAGTTAGAAGCAGCCCCATTCCGGCTCAGTACGGCAATAGAAGAAGCCTATGACCTGATGAGTGTAAAAGCGAATGAAAAAGGACTTGATCTGCTTTATTATATCGAACCTGATGTGCCGTCGGATATCATTGGTGATGCCACCCGGTTCAGGCAAATCCTGTTAAATCTTATTTCTAATGGTATTAAATTTACCCGGCAGGGGGAGATCGAAATAACTGCGGAGAAAATAGGATTTGAAGATAATAGGTATACTCTGCAGTTTACAGTAAAAGATACCGGTATCGGTATTCCTGCCGATAAGTTCTATAAGTTGTTTGACAGCTTTTCACAGGTGGACTCTTCTACTACCAGGAAGTATGGCGGTACCGGTTTAGGACTGGCAATCTGTCAACGGTTGGTGACTTTGATGGAGGGGGACATACGCGTGGAAAGTCAAGAAGGCAAAGGGTCTGCTTTTATATTCACCATTAAGGTGGCGGCCAATACAGCGGTTACACATTTTAAAACGGAAGAAAGGCCTTTAATCAATACATTATATGGCAAAAAAGTGTTGCTGCTTGATGATAATGAAACCAATCTTAAAATACTCAGCAAACAATGTATTTTATGGGGTATGAAGCCTACGGCTGTAAATAGTTATACTGAAGCCATGACTGAGGTTACCGGCGAGCATTTTGACGTGGCGATTATTGATCTGCTGATGCCGGAAAGGAATGGCGTTGAGGTTGCCCGTCTCATACGCGGGGGGAATTCAAAGCTTCCAATGGTGCTCTTTAGCTCGGCCGGTCATTTACCTGCTGATGCCGATATCAAACAATTATTCAGCGCGGTAATTAATAAACCGGCCAGGCACAACGAGATAAAAGAGGCGCTGCTCCGGATATTGGGTGGAACAGGCGTTATAGCAGTTCAACCCGAAACTGCAGCAGAACAGGGAGCAGTTTTGCCCATCCGTATCCTGGTGGCAGAGGATGATTATATCAATCAAAAATTTATCATGCGCGCCATGAAGAAGCTGGGCTATTCGATGGATCTGGCGGTGAATGGTAAAGAGGCCGTAGAAAAGGCGGGGGAGACTGCCTACCAATTGATTTTTATGGACGTAATGATGCCTGAAATGGATGGTTATGAAGCTACCCGGATCATTTTGGAACATCATAGCCACGGCGCTCGCCCCGTTATTATAGGCCTTACCGCAAATGCACTCACCGGCGATCGGGAGAAGCTTTTGCAGGCCGGCATGGATGATTATCTGAGCAAGCCCTATAAAATACAGGATTTGGAAAATTTAATTACCAAATGGTCCTCACGGCTCGCTCCGGATATGGCAATCGCTACAGATAATTACAGGTACATTAACCTGGAGTATATTATGGAACTTGCGGGTGGCGAAAACGAATTTGTCGCAGAAATTATTGAAAGCTATCTTGAAACAGTGGGCCCCAATATCCGCTTGCTGCGGGATGCTATAACAAGTAATAATGCAGAAGCTGTAACCTTTTTGTCCCACAAGCTAAAAGGATCTTTCAGGTTTATTGGTTGTACAGAGCCTGGTAATATCATGGAAGCAATAGAAAATAACCATGAGCACGGGAACCTGGCGCAGATGCTTGAATTGTTACATGCCGTGGAAGAAGAATATGCCGGAACCGAGGAAGAATTAAAACAGGTTTTGTTAACGCTCAATACCTCCGGAGCTTAA